In Actinoplanes sp. NBC_00393, a single genomic region encodes these proteins:
- a CDS encoding MFS transporter → MKLRIHPAWFVAAAAFVALIGAAGFRATPSVLIQPLNEEFGWSLGTISAAVSVNLLLYGLTAPFAAALMDKFGIRRVAMGALLLVSAGSGLTLWMEQSWQLMLCWGVLVGLGTGSLALGFVATITGRWFVKHRGLVTGVLTAGGATGNLIFLPVLAQLTESGGWRTAALTVSVAALAVVPLIWWRLRDHPADLGVTAYGTTVFQERPPKAAGGAARNALRGLRDAARTRPFWLLAGGFAICGATTNGLVGTHFIPAAHDHGMAQTTAAGLLALVGLFDIAGTIASGWLTDRVDSRILLGAYYALRGLSLLILPSILAAVAHPGMLVFILFYGLDWVATVPPTVTLCREYFGERGPIVFGWVFASHQFGAAVAATSAGLVRDQFGAYTWAWYGAGALAILASILSLMLFAGKRLKPIAPGIGLAVPANR, encoded by the coding sequence GTGAAGCTCCGCATCCATCCCGCCTGGTTCGTCGCCGCGGCGGCCTTCGTCGCCCTGATCGGCGCGGCCGGTTTCCGGGCCACCCCGTCCGTGCTGATCCAGCCGCTCAACGAGGAGTTCGGCTGGTCGCTCGGCACGATCTCCGCCGCGGTCTCGGTGAACCTGCTGCTCTACGGCCTGACCGCGCCGTTCGCCGCGGCCCTGATGGACAAGTTCGGCATCCGGCGGGTCGCCATGGGCGCGCTGCTGCTGGTCTCGGCCGGGTCCGGGCTGACCCTGTGGATGGAGCAGAGCTGGCAGCTGATGCTCTGCTGGGGCGTGCTGGTCGGGCTCGGCACCGGTTCGCTGGCCCTGGGCTTCGTCGCGACCATCACCGGGCGCTGGTTCGTGAAGCACCGGGGACTCGTCACCGGCGTCCTGACGGCCGGGGGCGCGACCGGCAACCTGATCTTCCTGCCGGTCCTGGCCCAGCTCACCGAGTCGGGCGGGTGGCGGACAGCAGCGCTCACGGTGTCGGTGGCCGCGCTCGCGGTCGTACCGCTGATCTGGTGGCGTCTGCGGGACCACCCGGCGGACCTCGGCGTGACCGCCTACGGAACCACCGTCTTCCAGGAGAGGCCGCCGAAGGCGGCCGGAGGCGCGGCCCGCAACGCCCTGCGCGGCCTGCGTGACGCCGCGCGGACCCGGCCGTTCTGGCTGCTGGCCGGCGGTTTCGCGATCTGCGGCGCGACCACCAACGGCCTGGTCGGCACGCACTTCATCCCGGCCGCCCACGATCACGGCATGGCGCAGACCACCGCGGCCGGCCTGCTCGCCCTGGTCGGGCTCTTCGACATCGCCGGGACCATCGCCTCCGGCTGGCTGACCGACCGGGTGGACAGCCGGATCCTGCTCGGCGCCTACTACGCGCTGCGCGGGCTCTCGCTGCTGATCCTGCCGTCGATCCTGGCCGCCGTCGCGCACCCCGGGATGCTGGTCTTCATCCTGTTCTACGGTCTGGACTGGGTGGCGACCGTGCCACCGACGGTCACGCTGTGCCGGGAGTACTTCGGTGAGCGGGGACCGATCGTCTTCGGCTGGGTCTTCGCCTCGCACCAGTTCGGCGCGGCGGTCGCGGCCACCTCGGCCGGCCTGGTCCGTGATCAGTTCGGCGCGTACACCTGGGCCTGGTACGGCGCCGGCGCCCTGGCCATCCTGGCCTCGATCCTGAGCCTGATGCTGTTCGCCGGGAAACGGCTCAAGCCGATCGCCCCTGGGATCGGACTGGCGGTGCCGGCGAATCGATAG
- a CDS encoding STAS domain-containing protein: MTDESVTSLDAVDGTTTVSLHGEIDISTVEQVRVVLGEAVTAGPQRIVVDMADVAFIDSTGLGALISGFQRARDRGIPFRLARPSSNVRQILVLSGLLEVVELTG, from the coding sequence GTGACCGATGAGAGCGTGACGAGTTTGGATGCCGTCGACGGCACGACGACCGTGTCGTTGCATGGCGAAATCGACATCTCGACGGTCGAGCAGGTGCGCGTCGTGCTGGGCGAGGCGGTCACCGCCGGCCCGCAGCGGATCGTGGTGGACATGGCCGACGTGGCGTTCATCGACTCGACCGGTCTGGGCGCGCTGATCTCCGGCTTTCAGCGGGCCCGCGACCGCGGCATCCCGTTCCGGCTGGCCCGGCCCAGCAGCAACGTGCGGCAGATCCTGGTGCTGAGCGGCCTGTTGGAAGTCGTCGAGCTCACCGGCTAG
- the fxsT gene encoding FxSxx-COOH system tetratricopeptide repeat protein: protein MPIRGGLPPRNPRFVGREELLTRVRGMLGNGPVVLLPSPDHQLGGTGRTQLAVEYAYRHAEGYELVWWIPAEQNAGMRAALAGLAQELGVPEARDLNRTLGAVRDALSRGEPYRDWLVVFENANRPEDIMPYLPSGAGHVLVTSRNPRWTAEVAQALPVPVFDRADSLDLLCARSADLSPADADRLATRLDDVPMALDLAAAVRDAGGWSVDDYLERYERRAAELAFPTPIRVAWGLAAEALGETAPADRILLELCTFLASAPISWRLLWAARTLSLETDLARTVRVERRLRAAMRRISRYGLADLDPAGEQLTVHPLVRGMFGQELSSERHAALLRTVRSMLAAADPGDPDNPAGWYRYAELAPHLIHSDLLGGDAEEVRQLVINCVRYHFARGDYDSSRDLAGSAVARWRDALGESAEQTLLAAFHLANALRAVGRTVDARNLNLQTLRTQREVFGADDEATLATANSVGGDLRFQGHFGQARQLDADNLVRYRRLFGESYPTALRCANNLAADLRLLGDFRGARALDEQVLRHRQAIFVPGHPETLSSRTGLAFDLFGLGDYAGAAALLAAAHLEQVPPDHPFALWAGRFAAMAARRRGDPHARTLAEANLATCRQKFGDLSVDTLAAAVSLANCARSEGALDDAHELLERAVIRYHAVLGDEHPFTLAASAGLAGVVRAAGRHNEARTIDEEVLSGLRRSVGADHPFAMSCANGLAADLAAAGEAQRGRELAADTLRRSRAVRGLDHPDTVACAWNLALADDDETARQQALTALTKVYGDGHPVFRTTAAGLRLETDIDLPPL from the coding sequence GTGCCGATCCGTGGCGGTCTGCCGCCGCGCAACCCCCGCTTCGTGGGTCGTGAGGAACTTCTGACCCGGGTGCGCGGCATGCTCGGCAACGGTCCAGTAGTACTGCTTCCGAGCCCCGACCACCAACTCGGTGGAACGGGACGTACCCAACTGGCCGTCGAGTATGCCTACCGGCATGCCGAGGGGTACGAGTTGGTGTGGTGGATCCCCGCCGAGCAGAACGCCGGGATGCGGGCCGCGCTGGCCGGTCTGGCGCAGGAACTCGGGGTGCCCGAGGCGCGCGACCTCAACCGGACGCTCGGGGCGGTCCGGGACGCGCTGAGCCGCGGCGAGCCGTATAGGGACTGGCTGGTCGTCTTCGAGAACGCCAACCGGCCCGAGGACATCATGCCGTACCTGCCTTCCGGCGCCGGGCACGTGCTGGTGACCAGCCGCAACCCGCGCTGGACCGCCGAGGTGGCGCAGGCCTTGCCGGTGCCGGTGTTCGACCGGGCGGACAGTCTGGACCTGCTCTGCGCGCGCTCCGCCGACCTCTCCCCGGCGGATGCGGACCGGCTGGCCACCCGGCTGGACGACGTGCCGATGGCGCTCGACCTGGCCGCCGCGGTCCGCGACGCCGGCGGCTGGTCGGTCGACGACTACCTGGAGCGGTACGAACGGCGCGCCGCCGAGCTGGCGTTCCCCACCCCGATCCGGGTCGCCTGGGGACTGGCCGCCGAGGCGCTCGGCGAGACCGCACCGGCCGACCGGATCCTGTTGGAGCTGTGCACCTTCCTGGCCAGCGCGCCGATCTCGTGGCGGCTGCTCTGGGCGGCGCGGACCCTGTCGCTGGAGACGGATCTGGCCCGCACGGTCCGGGTGGAGCGCCGGCTGCGGGCCGCGATGCGCCGGATCAGCCGGTACGGACTGGCCGACCTGGACCCGGCCGGCGAGCAGCTCACCGTGCATCCGCTGGTCCGCGGCATGTTCGGTCAGGAGCTCAGCTCGGAGCGGCACGCGGCCCTGCTGCGGACGGTCCGGAGCATGCTGGCCGCGGCCGATCCCGGCGATCCGGACAACCCGGCGGGCTGGTACCGGTACGCCGAACTGGCCCCGCACCTGATCCACTCCGACCTGCTCGGCGGTGACGCCGAGGAGGTCCGGCAGCTGGTCATCAACTGCGTCCGGTACCACTTCGCCCGCGGCGACTACGACTCCAGCCGGGATCTGGCGGGCTCCGCCGTCGCGCGGTGGCGTGATGCGCTCGGCGAGTCGGCCGAGCAGACACTGCTCGCGGCTTTCCACCTGGCCAACGCTCTACGGGCGGTGGGGCGTACGGTCGACGCCCGCAACCTGAACCTGCAGACCCTGCGCACCCAGCGGGAGGTCTTCGGCGCGGACGACGAGGCCACCCTGGCCACCGCCAACAGCGTCGGCGGCGACCTGCGCTTTCAGGGGCACTTCGGGCAGGCCCGGCAGCTCGACGCGGACAATCTGGTGCGATACCGGCGGTTGTTCGGCGAGAGCTACCCGACCGCGCTGCGGTGTGCCAACAATCTGGCGGCCGACCTGCGGCTGCTCGGCGACTTCCGGGGCGCCCGGGCGCTCGATGAGCAGGTACTGCGACACCGGCAGGCGATCTTCGTGCCGGGGCATCCGGAGACCCTGTCGTCGCGTACCGGGCTGGCCTTCGACCTGTTCGGGCTCGGTGACTACGCCGGCGCGGCCGCGCTGCTGGCCGCCGCGCACCTGGAGCAGGTTCCGCCGGATCACCCGTTCGCGCTCTGGGCCGGGCGGTTCGCCGCGATGGCTGCCCGCCGCCGCGGTGACCCGCACGCCCGGACCCTGGCCGAGGCGAACCTGGCCACCTGCCGGCAGAAGTTCGGCGACCTGAGCGTCGACACCCTCGCCGCGGCGGTCTCGCTGGCCAACTGCGCCCGCTCCGAGGGTGCCCTGGACGACGCCCACGAGCTGCTGGAACGGGCTGTCATCCGGTACCACGCGGTGCTCGGCGACGAGCATCCGTTCACCCTCGCCGCCTCCGCCGGCCTGGCCGGGGTGGTCCGGGCGGCCGGCCGGCACAACGAGGCCCGCACCATCGACGAGGAGGTGCTGAGCGGCCTGCGGCGCAGCGTGGGCGCGGACCATCCGTTCGCGATGAGCTGCGCCAACGGGCTTGCCGCCGACCTGGCCGCGGCCGGCGAGGCGCAGCGGGGCCGTGAGCTCGCGGCCGACACCCTGCGCCGGTCCCGGGCGGTCCGCGGCCTCGACCACCCGGACACGGTGGCCTGCGCGTGGAACCTGGCGCTGGCCGACGATGACGAGACCGCCCGGCAGCAGGCTCTGACCGCGCTCACCAAGGTCTACGGCGACGGCCATCCGGTGTTCCGGACGACCGCCGCCGGTCTGCGGCTGGAGACCGATATTGATCTCCCGCCGCTGTAG
- a CDS encoding putative bifunctional diguanylate cyclase/phosphodiesterase, producing the protein MGRNALLDRVRIGVDDAAVLASLVLLAWPVADAAHPGGMFGRIVPLVAAICLGLAVLLVDGSRPLLRHTVTAAALIAAGIRHLNHELSPTATWLVMLVTAAVIVRQAIGDRPEVDLNRQQVLLAQQAFRDPLTGLGNRKMFVEYAEEVLAEPARTHTAVILVNLDGFKHVNDHFGHIVGDDLLRAAGERLAVNVRANDTVARLDSDEFAVLLPGLEDEEAALSVAERVLTELHRPLEVAGVAVTIRARAGVAVAASGDVLDHVLRRADQALLRAKVEGGGVARRFDPALFAAAEQRRLAEADLLRGIEAGEFEVHYQPIVDLDGGHTVGVEALVRWQHPERGLVPPAVFLDLAESLGMLPRLGGWVLEEACRQAIDWQTRFPGFELNVNLSASQLGNPRLIDEVRTILETTGLPPQDLVLELTESVALTDLVESARVLSALKSLGVRIALDDFGTGFSSLSHLSTLPVDVIKIDHSFVQAMPESGDASVAEAVLHIARTFNLSPVAEGIENAEQASRLRELACGRAQGYHFARPMPAGSVTELLDKQGMPIKSL; encoded by the coding sequence GTGGGTCGCAATGCTCTGTTGGACCGGGTACGGATCGGCGTCGACGACGCCGCAGTGCTCGCGTCGCTGGTACTGCTGGCCTGGCCGGTGGCCGATGCCGCGCACCCGGGCGGGATGTTCGGCCGGATCGTGCCGCTGGTCGCGGCGATCTGTCTCGGCCTCGCCGTGCTGCTGGTCGACGGAAGCCGGCCGCTGCTGCGGCACACGGTGACCGCCGCGGCGCTGATCGCGGCCGGGATCCGGCATCTGAACCACGAGCTGTCGCCGACCGCGACCTGGCTGGTGATGCTGGTGACGGCCGCGGTGATCGTGCGGCAGGCCATCGGTGACCGGCCCGAGGTGGACCTCAACCGTCAGCAGGTGCTGCTGGCCCAGCAGGCCTTCCGCGACCCGCTGACCGGGCTGGGCAACCGGAAGATGTTCGTCGAGTACGCCGAGGAGGTGCTCGCCGAACCGGCCCGCACCCACACCGCGGTGATCCTGGTGAACCTGGACGGCTTCAAGCACGTCAACGATCACTTCGGGCACATCGTCGGCGACGACCTGCTGCGGGCCGCCGGCGAACGCCTGGCCGTCAACGTGCGCGCCAACGACACCGTGGCCCGGCTGGACAGCGACGAGTTCGCGGTGCTGCTGCCCGGGCTGGAGGACGAGGAGGCAGCGCTGTCCGTCGCCGAGCGCGTCCTCACCGAGCTGCACCGGCCGCTCGAGGTGGCCGGGGTCGCGGTGACGATCCGGGCCCGGGCCGGTGTCGCGGTCGCCGCCTCCGGTGACGTGCTCGACCACGTGCTGCGCCGCGCCGACCAGGCGCTGCTGCGGGCGAAGGTGGAGGGCGGCGGGGTGGCCCGGCGGTTCGACCCGGCGCTGTTCGCCGCGGCCGAGCAGCGCCGCCTCGCCGAGGCCGACCTGCTGCGCGGCATCGAGGCGGGCGAGTTCGAGGTGCACTACCAGCCGATCGTCGACCTGGACGGCGGCCACACGGTCGGCGTCGAGGCGCTGGTCCGCTGGCAGCACCCGGAGCGCGGCCTGGTCCCGCCCGCGGTCTTCCTGGATCTGGCCGAGTCGCTCGGCATGCTGCCCCGGCTCGGCGGCTGGGTGCTGGAGGAGGCGTGCCGGCAGGCGATCGACTGGCAGACCCGGTTCCCCGGCTTCGAGCTCAACGTGAACCTGTCCGCCTCTCAGCTGGGCAACCCTCGCCTGATCGACGAGGTGCGCACGATCCTGGAGACCACCGGCCTGCCGCCACAGGACCTGGTGCTGGAGCTGACCGAGTCGGTGGCACTCACCGACCTGGTCGAGTCCGCCCGGGTGCTGAGCGCGCTGAAGTCGCTCGGCGTACGGATCGCCCTGGACGACTTCGGCACCGGCTTCTCCTCGCTGAGCCACCTCAGCACGCTGCCGGTCGACGTGATCAAGATCGACCACTCGTTCGTGCAGGCCATGCCGGAGAGCGGGGACGCGTCGGTGGCCGAGGCGGTGCTGCACATCGCGCGCACCTTCAATTTGTCACCGGTCGCCGAGGGCATCGAGAACGCCGAGCAAGCCTCCCGCCTGCGGGAACTGGCCTGTGGGCGGGCACAGGGTTACCACTTCGCCCGGCCGATGCCGGCCGGCAGCGTGACCGAGCTGCTCGACAAGCAGGGGATGCCGATCAAGTCGCTGTGA
- a CDS encoding aKG-HExxH-type peptide beta-hydroxylase: protein MTPRTFRLTDDAFAALGAGRPDATTLGTLRRAQLSRHLLLLREVRRGLPQNPAWYARLTAADPAEARRLIADPMTGLWAAHALRSGAAGADGPRPGGHPMRFTCADLTLTVRVDDADPVRRRLGLDPVDALSPDELEHWQHCLDEAWQILARRHRAAAETMSTVLRVIVPVRPDPAAEGISATSAEAFGAVAISAPADATALAVGLLHETQHSVLNAVHQLFDLVEPGGDRGYSPWRDDPRPPFGILHGAYAYLAVTRFWRAEMQSPPPKINEPGMGVGAESGAGADSRAGADSRAGADSRAGADSRAGAGSRADAESRADAGSTAGAARVAAFEFARWRAAVLAAAEGLSGGGRLTAAGRRFVAALAREVRPWLDEAVDPEIARLAGLAVADHRVRWRLRNLAVTPGDAAALASAWRDGRRPPEVRPVAAPAPGRELVNSPRVRLAHALVKGDPVLKPGGRVAAADLACLRGEAGTAADAYQKCLEFDLADDQAWSGLALVSPRPALRLRPEVVKAAACAAPEAAVDALADWLSG, encoded by the coding sequence ATGACCCCACGCACCTTCCGGCTCACCGACGACGCCTTCGCCGCGCTCGGCGCCGGCCGTCCGGACGCCACCACCCTCGGCACGTTGCGCCGGGCGCAGCTCAGCCGCCATCTGCTGCTGTTGCGCGAGGTCCGGCGCGGGCTGCCGCAGAACCCGGCCTGGTATGCGCGCCTCACGGCCGCCGATCCGGCCGAGGCGCGCCGGCTGATCGCCGACCCGATGACCGGGTTGTGGGCCGCGCACGCTCTGCGGTCCGGCGCCGCGGGCGCCGACGGGCCCCGTCCGGGTGGTCACCCGATGCGGTTCACCTGCGCTGATCTCACTTTGACGGTACGCGTGGACGACGCCGATCCGGTCCGCCGGCGGCTCGGCCTCGATCCGGTCGACGCGCTCTCCCCCGACGAGCTGGAGCATTGGCAGCACTGCCTCGACGAGGCCTGGCAGATCCTGGCGCGCCGGCACCGGGCGGCGGCCGAGACGATGTCCACGGTGCTCCGGGTGATCGTGCCGGTCCGCCCCGACCCGGCCGCCGAGGGCATCAGCGCCACGTCGGCGGAGGCGTTCGGAGCGGTCGCCATCTCCGCGCCGGCGGACGCGACCGCCTTGGCCGTCGGCCTGCTGCACGAGACGCAGCACAGCGTCCTGAACGCCGTCCACCAGCTGTTCGACCTGGTCGAGCCCGGCGGCGACCGGGGCTACTCACCGTGGCGCGACGACCCGCGCCCCCCGTTCGGCATCCTGCACGGCGCCTACGCCTACCTCGCGGTGACCCGCTTCTGGCGAGCCGAAATGCAATCCCCACCTCCCAAGATCAACGAGCCGGGGATGGGGGTCGGCGCGGAGAGCGGGGCCGGCGCGGACAGCAGGGCCGGCGCGGACAGCAGAGCCGGCGCGGACAGCAGAGCCGGCGCGGACAGCAGAGCCGGCGCCGGAAGCAGGGCCGACGCGGAAAGCAGGGCCGACGCAGGAAGCACGGCCGGGGCCGCCCGGGTGGCGGCGTTTGAATTCGCTCGGTGGCGGGCTGCGGTGCTGGCGGCGGCTGAGGGGCTGAGCGGCGGCGGGCGACTGACCGCTGCTGGCCGGCGGTTTGTGGCGGCGCTGGCCAGGGAGGTTCGGCCGTGGCTGGATGAAGCGGTCGATCCGGAGATCGCGCGCCTGGCCGGGCTGGCGGTTGCGGACCACCGGGTGCGCTGGCGGCTGCGGAATCTGGCGGTGACGCCCGGTGACGCGGCGGCGCTGGCGTCGGCCTGGCGGGATGGGCGGCGGCCACCTGAGGTGCGGCCGGTGGCGGCGCCCGCACCGGGGCGGGAGCTGGTGAACAGCCCGCGTGTGCGTCTGGCGCACGCGCTGGTCAAGGGTGACCCCGTGCTCAAGCCCGGCGGCCGCGTTGCTGCCGCGGATCTTGCGTGCTTGCGTGGGGAAGCGGGAACTGCTGCAGACGCGTACCAGAAATGTCTTGAATTTGATCTTGCAGATGATCAGGCCTGGTCGGGCCTTGCCCTGGTCTCCCCGCGCCCGGCTCTGCGTCTGCGGCCGGAAGTGGTGAAGGCGGCCGCGTGCGCGGCGCCGGAGGCCGCGGTGGATGCGCTGGCCGATTGGCTGTCCGGATAG